A window of Xylophilus sp. GW821-FHT01B05 contains these coding sequences:
- the uvrB gene encoding excinuclease ABC subunit UvrB encodes MPDIAEALPDTAPVPEGTFVRFPDSPFELFQPYPPAGDQPAAIDQLVAGVQDGEVFQTLLGVTGSGKTFTMANVIARLGRPAIVFAPNKTLAAQLYSEFREFFPKNAVEYFVSYYDYYQPEAYVPQRDLFIEKDSAINEHIEQMRLSATKSVLERRDVIIVATVSAIYGIGAPEDYTQMRFILKVGGKQSQRDAISQLIRMQYTRNEQDFARGTFRVRGDTIDVFPAEHSELAVRIELFDDEIESLQLFDPLTGRIRQKIPRFVIYPSSHYVTPRDKVLAAVEAIKEELAGRLKFFVSEGKLVEAQRLEQRTRFDLEMLSEVGHCKGIENYSRHLAGSAEGEPPATLTDYLPKDAVMFLDESHVMIGQLGGMYNGDRARKTTLVEYGFRLPSALDNRPLRLQEFEERMRQVVFVSATPAQYEQDHAGQVVEQVVRPTGLVDPQVEVRPATHQVDDVLQEIRIRVDKHERVLITTLTKRMAEQLTDYLGDNGVKVRYLHSDIDTVERVEILRDLRLGAFDVLVGINLLREGLDIPEVSLVAILDADKEGFLRSERSLIQTIGRAARNLNGRAILYADRVTESMKRAIGETERRRAKQLAWNEEQGITPRSIVKQVRDLIDGVYSEKSGRDEALLEQNALQKARVEDMSEKDIAREIKRLEKQMLEHARNLEFEKAARLRDQLAHLKEQAFGASGGDHVEGLS; translated from the coding sequence ATGCCTGATATCGCCGAAGCCCTGCCCGACACCGCTCCCGTCCCGGAGGGCACCTTCGTGCGCTTTCCCGACTCGCCCTTCGAACTGTTCCAGCCGTACCCGCCCGCGGGCGACCAGCCGGCGGCCATTGACCAATTGGTGGCCGGCGTGCAAGACGGCGAGGTGTTCCAGACCCTGCTGGGCGTGACCGGCTCGGGCAAGACCTTCACCATGGCCAACGTGATCGCCCGCCTGGGGCGCCCGGCCATCGTGTTTGCGCCCAACAAGACGCTGGCGGCGCAGCTCTACAGCGAGTTCCGCGAGTTCTTCCCCAAGAACGCGGTCGAGTACTTCGTCAGCTACTACGACTACTACCAGCCCGAGGCCTATGTGCCGCAGCGCGACCTTTTCATCGAAAAGGACTCGGCCATCAACGAGCACATCGAGCAGATGCGGCTGTCGGCCACCAAGAGCGTGCTGGAGCGGCGTGACGTGATCATCGTCGCCACCGTCAGCGCCATCTACGGCATCGGCGCACCCGAGGACTACACGCAGATGCGCTTCATCCTGAAGGTGGGCGGCAAGCAGAGCCAGCGCGACGCCATCTCGCAACTGATCCGCATGCAGTACACCCGCAATGAGCAGGATTTCGCGCGTGGCACCTTCCGCGTGCGCGGCGACACCATCGACGTGTTCCCGGCCGAGCACTCGGAATTGGCGGTGCGCATAGAGCTGTTCGACGACGAAATCGAGTCGCTGCAGCTGTTCGACCCGCTCACCGGCCGCATCCGACAAAAGATCCCGCGCTTTGTCATCTACCCGTCGAGCCACTACGTCACCCCGCGCGACAAGGTGCTGGCGGCGGTAGAGGCGATCAAAGAGGAACTGGCTGGGCGACTGAAATTCTTCGTCTCCGAAGGCAAGCTGGTCGAGGCCCAGCGGCTGGAGCAGCGCACCCGCTTCGACCTGGAAATGCTCAGCGAAGTCGGCCACTGCAAAGGCATCGAGAACTACTCACGCCACCTGGCCGGCTCGGCCGAGGGCGAGCCGCCGGCCACCTTGACTGATTACCTGCCCAAGGATGCGGTGATGTTCCTTGACGAGAGCCACGTCATGATCGGCCAGCTCGGCGGCATGTACAACGGCGACCGGGCGCGCAAGACCACGCTGGTGGAATATGGCTTTCGCCTGCCGTCCGCGCTCGACAACCGGCCGCTGCGTCTGCAGGAATTCGAGGAGCGCATGCGCCAGGTGGTGTTTGTCTCTGCCACGCCAGCCCAGTATGAGCAGGACCATGCCGGCCAGGTGGTGGAGCAGGTCGTGCGCCCCACCGGCCTGGTCGACCCGCAGGTCGAGGTGCGCCCCGCCACCCACCAGGTCGACGACGTGTTGCAAGAGATCCGCATCCGTGTCGACAAGCACGAGCGCGTGCTGATCACCACCCTGACCAAGCGCATGGCCGAGCAGCTCACCGACTATCTGGGCGACAACGGCGTGAAGGTGCGCTACCTGCACAGCGACATCGACACCGTCGAGCGGGTGGAAATCCTGCGCGACCTGCGCCTGGGCGCCTTCGACGTGCTGGTGGGCATCAACCTGTTGCGCGAAGGCCTGGATATCCCGGAAGTCAGCCTTGTCGCCATCCTGGACGCCGACAAGGAAGGCTTCCTGCGCTCCGAACGCAGCTTGATACAGACGATTGGCCGCGCAGCACGGAACCTCAATGGCCGCGCCATCCTCTATGCAGATAGGGTCACTGAATCCATGAAGCGGGCCATTGGCGAGACCGAACGCCGTCGCGCCAAGCAACTGGCCTGGAATGAAGAGCAGGGCATTACCCCGCGCAGCATCGTGAAACAGGTGCGTGACCTGATCGACGGGGTTTACAGCGAGAAGTCAGGCCGTGACGAGGCCTTGCTGGAGCAAAACGCTTTACAAAAGGCGCGGGTGGAGGACATGTCCGAGAAAGACATCGCCCGCGAGATCAAGCGGCTGGAAAAGCAGATGCTGGAGCACGCGCGCAATCTGGAGTTCGAGAAAGCGGCACGTTTGCGCGACCAGTTGGCGCACCTGAAGGAGCAGGCCTTCGGGGCCTCTGGCGGCGACCACGTGGAAGGGCTTTCGTAG
- a CDS encoding amino acid aminotransferase — protein MSLFTAVEMAPRDPILGLNEQFATDTNPKKVNLGVGVYFDDNGKLPLLQCVQEAEKRMMATPTARGYLPIDGIAAYDAAVKTLVFGADSEPVTSGRVATVQAIGGTGGLKVGADFLKKLNPQAKVLISDPSWENHRALFISAGFEVESYPYYDAAKRGVNFDGMLAALNAAPAGTVVVLHACCHNPTGYDITAAQWDQVVAAVKAKGLVAFLDMAYQGFGYGLKEDGAAVAKFVDAGLTFFVSTSFSKSFSLYGERVGALSVLCENKEEAGRVLSQLKIAIRTNYSNPPTHGGAVVAAVLGNPELRALWEKELGEMRVRIKAMRQKLVDGLKAAGVQQDMSFIVEQIGMFSYSGLNKDQMVRLRNEFGVYGTDTGRMCVAALNSKNVDYVCAAIAKVI, from the coding sequence ATGTCTCTCTTCACCGCCGTCGAGATGGCGCCGCGCGACCCGATCCTGGGCCTCAACGAGCAATTCGCCACAGACACCAACCCCAAGAAGGTCAACCTGGGCGTGGGCGTCTACTTTGACGACAACGGCAAGCTGCCCCTGCTGCAATGCGTGCAGGAAGCCGAAAAGCGCATGATGGCCACGCCGACGGCGCGCGGCTACCTGCCGATCGACGGCATTGCGGCCTACGACGCAGCCGTGAAGACCTTGGTGTTTGGTGCCGACAGCGAGCCAGTCACCTCCGGTCGCGTCGCCACCGTCCAGGCCATTGGCGGCACGGGTGGCCTGAAGGTCGGCGCCGACTTCCTGAAGAAGCTCAACCCCCAGGCCAAGGTGCTGATCAGCGACCCGAGCTGGGAAAACCACCGCGCCCTGTTCATCAGCGCGGGCTTCGAGGTCGAGAGCTACCCCTACTACGACGCAGCCAAGCGCGGCGTCAACTTCGACGGCATGCTGGCTGCCTTGAATGCAGCGCCCGCCGGCACCGTCGTCGTGCTGCATGCCTGCTGCCACAACCCGACCGGCTATGACATCACCGCCGCCCAGTGGGACCAGGTGGTTGCCGCCGTCAAGGCCAAGGGCCTGGTGGCCTTCCTCGACATGGCCTACCAAGGCTTCGGCTACGGCCTGAAGGAAGACGGCGCGGCTGTCGCCAAATTTGTTGACGCTGGCCTGACCTTCTTCGTCTCGACCTCGTTCTCCAAGAGCTTCAGCCTGTACGGCGAACGTGTCGGCGCCCTGTCGGTGCTGTGCGAAAACAAGGAAGAAGCCGGCCGCGTGCTGTCGCAGCTCAAGATCGCCATCCGCACCAACTACAGCAACCCGCCCACGCACGGCGGCGCCGTGGTGGCTGCGGTGCTCGGCAACCCCGAGCTGCGCGCCCTGTGGGAGAAGGAACTGGGCGAGATGCGCGTGCGCATCAAGGCCATGCGCCAGAAGCTGGTCGATGGCCTGAAGGCCGCTGGCGTGCAGCAGGACATGTCCTTCATCGTCGAGCAGATCGGCATGTTCAGCTATTCGGGCCTGAACAAGGACCAGATGGTGCGCCTGCGCAACGAGTTTGGCGTGTACGGCACCGACACCGGCCGCATGTGCGTGGCCGCGCTCAACAGCAAGAACGTCGACTACGTCTGCGCCGCCATCGCCAAGGTGATTTAA
- the phaZ gene encoding polyhydroxyalkanoate depolymerase: protein MLYQLYEAQRSMMEPFADFALAASKVYSNPLMPLGQMPFAQRVSAGYDLLYRLGKDYEKPVFGIQTVAVDGGEVVIHESVEIDKPFCELRRFKRFTDDSDVLASIKSQPVVLIVAPLSGHYATLLRDTVRTMLRDHKVYITDWKNARLVPLSEGEFHLDDYVNYVQEFIRHLQASYGNCHVISVCQPTVPVLAAVSLMASRGETTPLSMTMMGGPIDARKSPTAVNNLAMNKSYEWFENNVIYRVPGNFPGEGRRVYPGFLQHTGFVAMNPDRHATSHYDYFKDLLKGDDASAEAHRKFYDEYNAVLDMDADYYLETIRTVFQDFQLVYGTWDVRGVDGKVERVRPQDITGSALLTVEGELDDISGSGQTAAAHDLCTGIPATQQQHLEAKGAGHYGIFSGRRWREIVYPKVRDFIRTHDVQDTAATPARRRRNAAAKAA, encoded by the coding sequence ATGCTCTACCAGCTCTACGAGGCCCAGCGCTCCATGATGGAGCCCTTTGCCGACTTCGCCCTTGCCGCCTCCAAGGTGTATAGCAACCCGCTCATGCCGCTGGGCCAGATGCCCTTTGCGCAGCGCGTCTCTGCCGGCTACGACCTGCTGTACCGGCTGGGCAAGGACTACGAGAAGCCGGTGTTCGGCATCCAGACCGTGGCGGTGGACGGCGGCGAGGTGGTCATCCACGAGAGCGTGGAGATCGACAAGCCGTTTTGCGAGCTGCGGCGCTTCAAGCGCTTTACCGACGACTCGGATGTGCTGGCCAGCATCAAGTCCCAGCCCGTGGTGCTGATCGTGGCGCCGCTCTCCGGCCACTACGCCACCTTGCTGCGCGACACCGTGCGCACCATGCTGCGCGACCACAAGGTCTACATCACCGACTGGAAAAACGCCCGCCTGGTGCCCTTGTCTGAGGGCGAATTCCACCTCGACGACTACGTCAACTACGTGCAGGAATTCATCCGCCACCTGCAGGCCAGCTACGGCAACTGCCACGTGATCAGCGTCTGCCAGCCCACGGTGCCGGTACTGGCGGCCGTGTCGCTGATGGCCTCGCGCGGCGAGACCACGCCGCTGTCCATGACCATGATGGGCGGCCCGATCGACGCGCGCAAGTCGCCTACCGCCGTCAACAACCTGGCGATGAACAAGAGCTACGAGTGGTTCGAGAACAATGTCATCTACCGCGTGCCAGGCAACTTCCCCGGTGAAGGCCGGCGCGTGTATCCCGGCTTTCTGCAGCACACCGGCTTTGTCGCCATGAACCCGGACCGGCACGCCACCAGCCACTACGACTACTTCAAGGACCTGCTCAAGGGCGACGACGCCAGCGCCGAAGCGCACCGCAAGTTTTATGACGAGTACAACGCCGTGCTCGACATGGACGCGGACTACTACCTCGAGACCATCCGCACCGTGTTCCAGGACTTCCAGTTGGTGTACGGCACCTGGGACGTGCGCGGTGTGGACGGCAAGGTCGAGCGCGTGCGCCCGCAGGACATCACCGGCTCGGCACTGCTGACGGTCGAAGGCGAGCTGGACGACATCTCCGGCTCGGGCCAGACCGCCGCCGCACATGACCTGTGCACCGGCATCCCGGCCACCCAGCAGCAGCACCTGGAAGCCAAGGGCGCGGGCCACTACGGCATCTTCAGCGGGCGCCGCTGGCGCGAGATCGTCTACCCCAAGGTGCGCGACTTCATCCGCACGCACGATGTGCAGGACACGGCCGCCACGCCAGCCCGCCGGCGGCGCAATGCGGCCGCCAAGGCGGCGTGA
- a CDS encoding RnfABCDGE type electron transport complex subunit B: MSAPALLEPTLAARIDAALPQTQCTRCGYPDCAGYAQAIAAGEAGINQCPPGGAEGIARLARITGRAALPLDPVFGSEGPRQLAVIDEAWCIGCTLCLDACPTDAILGSNKRMHTVIDAHCTGCELCIPVCPVDCISLEVATPGRSGWQAWSQVQAEVALQRYQRHRSQRDTAKQDAEEAPAVAQVQAADTRKRSVVEAALARARAASQRPPATKP, translated from the coding sequence GTGAGCGCACCCGCCCTGCTCGAACCAACCCTGGCTGCCCGCATCGATGCGGCCCTGCCACAGACCCAGTGCACCCGCTGCGGCTACCCGGACTGCGCGGGCTATGCGCAGGCCATCGCCGCCGGTGAAGCCGGCATCAACCAATGCCCGCCCGGCGGCGCCGAAGGCATTGCGCGCCTGGCCCGCATCACCGGCCGCGCGGCATTGCCGCTGGACCCGGTCTTTGGCAGCGAAGGCCCGCGCCAGTTGGCGGTGATCGACGAGGCCTGGTGCATAGGCTGCACCTTGTGCCTGGACGCCTGCCCGACCGACGCCATCCTGGGCAGCAACAAGCGCATGCACACGGTGATCGATGCGCACTGCACGGGCTGCGAGCTGTGCATTCCGGTCTGCCCCGTCGATTGCATATCGCTTGAAGTCGCAACGCCGGGCCGCAGCGGCTGGCAAGCCTGGTCACAGGTGCAAGCCGAGGTCGCACTGCAGCGCTACCAGCGACATCGCAGCCAGCGCGATACGGCCAAGCAGGACGCCGAAGAGGCCCCTGCTGTCGCCCAAGTGCAGGCCGCCGACACGCGCAAGCGCTCCGTCGTCGAAGCCGCCCTGGCGCGCGCCCGCGCCGCCTCACAACGCCCACCTGCCACCAAGCCATGA
- a CDS encoding LysE family transporter, whose product MTLDTLLIYSVASLALAVIPGPTMLLALSNGIDGGMRRASWGIAGASLGSVVLIAVVALGLGSLLAASELLFNAIRIAGVAYLVWLGIKLWRSEATDLGSALAKSDIEVRPHGRVALLRSLMVALSNPKTVLFFAAFLPQFIDITQPQGPQYLLLGAVFVVLDTCVMLAYAGAGTQAVRFLSQRGLRAMNRGCAAGMWLLAATLAFWRRPGA is encoded by the coding sequence ATGACACTCGACACCCTGCTGATCTATAGCGTCGCCTCGCTCGCCCTAGCCGTGATTCCCGGCCCGACCATGCTGCTGGCGCTGTCCAACGGTATCGACGGCGGCATGCGCCGCGCAAGCTGGGGCATTGCCGGCGCGTCGCTCGGCAGCGTCGTGCTGATCGCAGTCGTTGCGTTGGGGCTGGGCTCGCTGCTGGCCGCATCCGAGTTGCTCTTCAACGCAATCCGTATTGCGGGCGTTGCCTACCTCGTCTGGCTTGGCATCAAGCTCTGGCGCAGCGAGGCAACCGATCTTGGCAGCGCGCTCGCCAAGTCCGACATTGAGGTACGTCCACACGGCCGCGTCGCGCTGCTGCGCAGCCTGATGGTGGCCCTGTCGAACCCCAAGACGGTGCTGTTCTTCGCGGCCTTCCTGCCGCAGTTCATCGACATCACCCAGCCACAAGGCCCGCAGTACCTGCTGCTGGGCGCGGTCTTCGTCGTGCTCGATACCTGCGTGATGCTGGCCTATGCGGGTGCCGGCACGCAAGCCGTTCGATTCCTCTCGCAGCGCGGCCTCAGGGCCATGAACCGCGGCTGCGCGGCCGGCATGTGGCTGCTGGCGGCCACGCTCGCGTTCTGGCGCAGGCCAGGCGCCTGA
- a CDS encoding tripartite tricarboxylate transporter substrate binding protein: MRSALVNFAGRRGSRLMPVLVAAALLGSLAPAAVAQPWPAKPIHIIVPAAPGGSADPLARLIADELGKAVNQSVIVENRPGANGNLGGSLAAKAPADGYTLLMSWTGTVVSAVTLYDAKPFHPLKDFDPVVMVGSIPNVIVVNASIPARDLKELTEYAKKNPAKLNFGSTGSGSSYHLSGELYKKTFGVFMVHVPYTSPGAVFTDLLGDRLQLAFPGVAAVVPFVKDKRLRALAVMSDKRSVAMPDVPTTTELGYPALVSETWFGLLAPKGTPPEVTQRINSALNAALNSPAFRERIEQMGYTPLGGTPERFVTAIKDDIVKWGEVVKFSGAKVD, encoded by the coding sequence ATGCGTTCAGCACTTGTGAACTTTGCCGGCCGCCGCGGTTCGCGGCTCATGCCGGTTTTGGTGGCTGCGGCCTTGCTTGGCAGCCTTGCGCCGGCTGCGGTCGCGCAGCCGTGGCCGGCGAAGCCGATTCACATCATTGTCCCCGCGGCTCCGGGCGGCAGTGCCGATCCGCTTGCCCGCCTGATCGCGGATGAGCTTGGCAAGGCGGTGAATCAATCCGTGATTGTCGAGAATCGCCCGGGGGCGAATGGCAACCTGGGCGGATCGCTTGCGGCGAAGGCGCCTGCCGATGGCTACACCTTGCTGATGAGCTGGACCGGGACCGTGGTCTCGGCCGTGACGCTCTACGACGCCAAGCCCTTCCATCCGCTGAAGGACTTCGACCCGGTCGTGATGGTGGGGTCGATTCCCAACGTCATCGTGGTCAACGCCTCCATTCCGGCCCGGGATCTGAAGGAACTGACGGAGTACGCGAAGAAGAACCCCGCCAAGCTGAATTTCGGATCGACCGGAAGCGGCAGCTCCTATCACCTGTCCGGCGAGCTGTACAAGAAGACCTTCGGCGTCTTCATGGTGCACGTGCCCTACACCTCTCCCGGCGCGGTCTTCACCGACCTGCTGGGGGACCGCTTGCAGCTCGCGTTCCCGGGCGTGGCGGCCGTGGTGCCCTTCGTGAAGGACAAGCGCCTGCGCGCGCTGGCCGTGATGTCGGACAAACGCTCGGTGGCCATGCCCGACGTGCCGACGACAACGGAGCTGGGCTATCCGGCACTGGTATCGGAGACCTGGTTCGGTCTGCTGGCGCCAAAGGGCACGCCGCCTGAGGTGACGCAGCGCATCAACAGCGCGCTCAACGCCGCACTGAATTCGCCGGCCTTCAGGGAGAGGATCGAGCAGATGGGCTACACCCCGCTGGGCGGCACGCCAGAGCGCTTCGTGACGGCCATCAAGGACGACATCGTGAAGTGGGGAGAGGTTGTGAAGTTCTCCGGGGCCAAGGTCGATTGA
- a CDS encoding acyl-CoA dehydrogenase family protein, protein MNFEQTPEQQSIRDAVKDLCTRFPESYWRERDTDGVFPHAFYDAMAEAGWLGLAIPEEYGGAGLGVQEACVMMQTVAESGACLSGCSSVHINIFGLMPIAVFGTPEQKRRMLPPIAKGQVKACFGVTEPNAGLNTTRLKTRAVRQGDKYVVHGQKVWISTAQVADKILLLARTTPIEELPPGKPGSGLSLFYTDLDRSKVDVRLIEKMGRKCVDSNELFIDGLEIPVEDRIGEEGQGFKYILHGMNPERALLAAEAVGIGRIALKKAADYARERVVFDRPIGQNQSIQHPLAENWVELEAAQLLTMRAAWLYDNGKECGAEANAAKYFAAEAGFRACERAVLTHGGMGYSKEFHVERYMREIMIPRIAPVSREMILSHIAERVLGLPKSY, encoded by the coding sequence ATGAACTTTGAACAAACCCCTGAGCAGCAATCGATCCGCGACGCCGTCAAGGATCTCTGCACACGCTTCCCCGAAAGCTATTGGCGCGAGCGCGATACCGACGGTGTGTTTCCGCATGCGTTCTATGACGCCATGGCCGAGGCCGGCTGGCTGGGGCTGGCGATCCCTGAGGAATACGGCGGCGCCGGGCTGGGCGTGCAAGAGGCCTGCGTGATGATGCAGACCGTGGCCGAATCCGGCGCTTGCCTGAGCGGTTGCTCCAGCGTTCACATCAACATCTTCGGACTCATGCCGATTGCCGTGTTCGGCACGCCCGAGCAGAAACGCCGCATGCTGCCGCCGATCGCCAAAGGCCAGGTCAAGGCCTGCTTCGGCGTGACCGAACCCAACGCGGGACTGAACACCACACGGCTCAAGACCCGTGCCGTGCGCCAGGGCGACAAGTACGTCGTACATGGGCAGAAGGTGTGGATCTCCACCGCACAGGTTGCCGACAAGATCCTGCTGCTGGCGCGCACCACGCCCATCGAAGAGCTGCCGCCGGGCAAGCCTGGCTCGGGCTTGTCGCTGTTCTATACCGACCTGGACCGCAGCAAGGTTGACGTGCGCCTGATCGAGAAGATGGGGCGCAAGTGCGTGGACTCCAACGAGCTGTTCATCGACGGCCTGGAGATCCCGGTAGAGGACCGCATCGGTGAAGAAGGGCAGGGCTTCAAGTACATCCTGCATGGCATGAATCCCGAGCGGGCGCTGCTGGCGGCGGAGGCCGTCGGCATCGGCCGCATCGCGCTGAAGAAGGCTGCGGACTATGCGCGCGAGCGTGTCGTCTTCGATCGTCCCATCGGGCAAAACCAGTCCATCCAGCATCCGCTGGCAGAGAACTGGGTCGAGCTGGAAGCAGCGCAGCTGCTCACCATGCGGGCCGCATGGCTGTACGACAACGGCAAGGAGTGCGGTGCCGAGGCCAATGCCGCCAAGTACTTCGCAGCCGAAGCCGGCTTTCGCGCCTGCGAGCGCGCGGTGCTCACGCACGGCGGCATGGGCTACTCCAAGGAATTCCATGTGGAGCGCTACATGCGCGAAATCATGATCCCGCGCATTGCCCCGGTGAGCCGCGAAATGATCCTGAGCCATATCGCCGAGCGCGTGCTGGGCCTGCCCAAGTCCTACTGA
- a CDS encoding enoyl-CoA hydratase-related protein: MNDEVSYEVVEGCIAIITLNRPAQRNAINRGVIDGLRKAWRALEQDDAVRVGILTGSGDQAFCAGMDLKEAAATGLRVPPRDMLPVLGDVEHVSKPMIAAVNGVAYAGGWLFAQMCDLCIAADHAKFGITEAKVGRGMPWAAPLVHMLPQRVVMELLLTAQPMSAQRAMALGFVNDVVPLPQLRERALDMARSIAANAPLTVKAARELVYLSSEMGRSAGLRAAQHLFESVYLSDDAQEGPRAFAEKRAPRWTGK, translated from the coding sequence ATGAACGACGAAGTCAGCTATGAAGTCGTCGAGGGCTGCATCGCCATCATCACCCTCAACCGGCCGGCGCAGCGCAATGCCATCAATCGCGGGGTCATCGACGGCCTGCGAAAGGCCTGGCGCGCGCTGGAGCAGGACGACGCGGTGCGCGTGGGCATCCTCACCGGCAGCGGGGACCAAGCGTTCTGCGCGGGCATGGACCTGAAGGAGGCCGCCGCTACAGGGCTGCGGGTGCCGCCGCGCGACATGCTGCCGGTGCTTGGCGATGTCGAGCATGTGAGCAAGCCCATGATCGCCGCGGTCAATGGCGTGGCGTATGCAGGGGGCTGGCTGTTTGCACAGATGTGCGACCTGTGCATTGCCGCAGACCACGCGAAGTTCGGCATCACGGAGGCGAAGGTGGGCCGGGGCATGCCTTGGGCCGCGCCGCTGGTGCACATGCTGCCGCAACGCGTGGTGATGGAGCTGCTGCTCACGGCGCAACCGATGTCAGCGCAACGCGCCATGGCGCTGGGTTTCGTGAACGACGTCGTTCCGCTGCCGCAACTACGCGAGCGCGCCCTCGACATGGCCCGCAGCATCGCCGCCAACGCACCGCTGACCGTCAAGGCCGCACGCGAGCTGGTCTACCTGTCGTCGGAGATGGGGCGGTCCGCAGGGCTGCGCGCGGCGCAGCACCTTTTCGAAAGCGTCTACCTGAGCGACGACGCGCAGGAAGGCCCGAGGGCCTTCGCAGAGAAGCGGGCGCCTCGTTGGACCGGCAAATGA
- a CDS encoding acetyl-CoA hydrolase/transferase C-terminal domain-containing protein, which translates to MAQHTETPASIDLAAYIRPGDGIVFGQGTGEPLSLTEQLVAQRAAFSGAGIFFGSGFSTTFQPEHADHLRFKGIGGIGTLRKLSSAGVLDPVPCHISAVADLIRQGSIRSDVVMLMVSPPNEQGEHSFGLVNDYLRTAISRARVVIAEVSSQVPWTPCDAPLRASEITVAVHTDRAPLELPAAKFGALERSIAAHVADLIPDRATLQMGIGAVPEAIVSLLVDRRDLGVHSGMVGDSLVDLMERGVVTNAHKGLDEGVSISGVLFGTQRLYRFAHRNPQLRLCPTSYTHHLSTLSRVKNLVSVNSALEVDLTGQVNAEAIGADYIGAVGGQVDFVRAAVQSEGGVSIVALAATGKTGDSKIVSRLSGPVTTARSDVDVIATEHGIARLRGLGLRERVRAMVAIAAPEHRESLLRDAHAFLRDAS; encoded by the coding sequence ATGGCGCAGCACACCGAAACACCGGCCAGCATCGACCTGGCCGCTTACATCCGCCCCGGCGACGGCATCGTGTTCGGGCAGGGCACCGGCGAGCCCTTGAGCCTGACGGAGCAGTTGGTCGCGCAGCGCGCGGCGTTCAGCGGCGCGGGCATCTTCTTCGGTTCGGGCTTCTCTACGACGTTCCAGCCCGAGCATGCCGATCACCTGCGCTTCAAGGGCATCGGCGGCATCGGCACACTGCGCAAGTTGTCGAGCGCTGGCGTGCTGGACCCGGTGCCGTGCCACATCTCGGCGGTGGCAGACCTGATCCGCCAGGGCAGCATCCGCAGCGACGTGGTCATGCTGATGGTGAGCCCACCCAACGAACAGGGAGAGCACAGCTTCGGGCTGGTCAACGACTACCTGCGCACGGCCATCTCGCGCGCCCGGGTTGTCATTGCCGAGGTCAGCAGTCAGGTGCCGTGGACGCCGTGCGACGCGCCGCTGAGGGCCAGCGAGATCACCGTTGCGGTGCACACCGACAGGGCACCGCTGGAGCTGCCGGCTGCGAAATTTGGCGCGCTCGAACGCAGCATTGCCGCCCATGTGGCAGACCTCATCCCCGACCGCGCAACCCTGCAGATGGGCATTGGCGCCGTGCCAGAGGCCATCGTCTCGCTGCTGGTTGACCGGCGCGACCTGGGCGTGCATTCCGGCATGGTGGGGGATTCGCTGGTCGACCTGATGGAGCGAGGCGTTGTGACCAACGCCCACAAGGGCCTGGACGAGGGCGTAAGCATTTCGGGTGTGCTGTTTGGCACCCAGCGGCTGTATCGCTTTGCGCACCGCAACCCGCAACTGCGCCTGTGCCCGACGAGCTATACGCACCACCTGTCTACCTTGTCGCGCGTGAAGAACCTGGTATCGGTCAACTCCGCGCTCGAGGTAGACCTTACCGGGCAGGTGAACGCAGAGGCGATCGGCGCGGACTACATCGGTGCGGTGGGCGGGCAGGTGGACTTTGTCCGTGCTGCGGTGCAGTCCGAAGGCGGGGTTTCCATCGTGGCGCTTGCCGCTACCGGTAAGACCGGTGACAGCAAGATCGTCAGCCGCCTGTCAGGCCCGGTGACCACCGCGCGCAGCGACGTTGACGTCATCGCCACCGAGCATGGCATCGCGCGGCTGCGCGGGCTGGGCCTGCGTGAGCGCGTGCGGGCGATGGTGGCGATTGCGGCGCCTGAGCACCGAGAGTCTCTGCTGCGAGATGCGCACGCGTTTTTGAGGGACGCATCATGA